CGCgtttttcattctttttacGCGTTTTTGGctcttataaatagagggcactctgccctcatttagatcatccaaAAATCCCataaagagagagtaagaatacaaagaaagttatacaccaagataaatattgcagtcttgagtgtcctctttagtggttgttccttttacaagagagaagtgttaattgttgttttctccttgtatttgagagttgtgtactccatattaaaatagtgagatccttctaccccgtgattttttccctctatctgttagaggggtttccaagtaaaattctcgtgtccaatttattttcatatttattgtcatatcaaactttagttgtggtgcttcctcaccCCAACATACAACTTACAAGAAGAGAGAACAATTGTTCTTTCCTAGTTCTTTTAATCCCGTCTTTCTAATtctgaaaaaagattttattgaATAAGATATGACTTTGTTTAAAATAAACAATTCATAAAAAGAAATCTTTCTATATGAAATTACCTATAATCtgcatttatttatatttttttcccaaCCTATTGTTTCTAAGGACGGCCCTCTTTCCATTAGATCTTGGTCCAACTTATTGTAAGGATTGGATCTCGCGTATCCAGCAACCCAACCTATATATGAAACGAATTATAAAAATTACAGAAAACAATTTGTGAAATACAAGAACTTAAAGCTTAATTAAGGAATTGGACCCAAGAAAAAGTTATTTAACTCAATGAAAACGATGAAAAACTATCTAAATACACATATtactttatcataatttttaaaatttcctactatttaaaaaaaattaaaaatttcctctcggatacatcactccCCTCTCGCCGATACATTCATATCCCCCTCTCGGATACATTCCTCCTATCTCTGATACATCCCTCCCTTATGTATTCGGATGTCATATACCCTCTCTGATACATCTTTATCTCATCTCTGCTACATCCCTAGCCTCCCCTATATATCCGGATGTTTATTGATGCACCCAAAAGTTCAATAATATATtcgaaattcataaattttagagcttaacactatgaaatttatacaaattacgttatttttttattagaaattgAATGATAAAGATACCAGAGTTGCAGATTACTTCGACGTGGACGGAGGAACAAGTACAGGTGGCCTATTGGCGACTATGATAACTGCTCCAAATAAGAAGAATCGCCCATTTTCTGCTGCCAAAGATATTGTATCTCTTTACTTTGAGCATGGCCCAAAGATTTTCCCACCTCGGTACATATAGTTTTTATATACTACTATTTGATAATTCTATTCTAACTTTAgtcaaaaacacatttaaattattattattgtgagtTTCATATCTTAATTAACTGTCTAAACTATCACTTTATTTGTATTAGAACACACTTCAATGCTGAGTTGCTTGAATATTATTCCCACTCGATAATAGGACGTGTGTAGGCCAAGTCAATATCGAGTTGTGTTTTAATGCAAAGGTGATGATAATGCATATAGAtaaatgaattaataaatagttaaaatatgaaattcacgaaaaaaagataatttatatgtatttatattttcCAGAGTACTAATAAAATAGATTTGATTTCAATTGTAGTGCTTTGCCTCCAATTTTTGCTCCCaaatatgatggaaaatatCTTCATCAAGTTCTGCAAGATAAATTGGGAGAGACTCGTTTGCATCAAGCTTTAACAGATGTTGTCATTCCAACCTTTGACATCAAGAAAAATCAGCCAATAATATTCACCAAGTCCAAGGTAAGTCTTCCATACTTTATATTAGTTTATTGACTCATCTAAAAGTTATCAGAATTTAAATGAGTTGAATAGAAAtggactaaaatattttttcaaaaatattttgataaaaaattttaTGAGTCAATTTGAACTACATATCAGTCCAATTTTTAATAGATTGAGATAATAAATGGACAGATAAATGATCAATCTAAATTGAACGGATTgaatgaattatattttaattggcTAATTTTAGGGATAATTATCTAATCAAACAAACTTGTATATACACTATCTTTACAAACATAGAAAAAGTTTCTAAAATTTGTTTTGTATCAGTGATATAATATTAGTGTCTGAAATTCATACGAATCATGATTGATAACAACAATTTCTGAAATTTGTTATGTAGAATAATACAACAAGTCGCTTTGTATCACTGATACAACAATTTGCTTCGCACCTATAGGTGCATCGAATTGTCGTATCACTCATGATATATAACAAATTTTAGAAACTCTCATGTACTATATTTGATAATTAACTATCcaaattattagtatatttgatAATAATTAGGCCTCAAACTACTGATGTTTCTGAAATTTTCTCTCCTATGATAACTTGCCTTCCCTTTCTTTTGAAACAAATACACAGTTAGAAAATTTTCCTGAGTTGGATGTAAAGATGTCTGACATATGCTATGGTGCAGCAGCAGCTCCAACTTATTTTCCTCCACATTACTTTGTCAATAATGATGATAAAGGAAATCAAGTTGAGTTCAATCTCATTGATGATGGTGTTGCTGCAGCCAATCCGGTACATTAATTTACACCCCTCGATTTTTACGATTTAGAATAAATATTTCCTCATTAAAAATGTGAGTTTTTATATTTCTGTGTTGTTAACACAAATGACTTAGATATATCTTTTTCGATGAACAAAAAtgattgcatatttatttgattaaaacAAAAGAAGCGTAAGGATATATTTAATCCTTATCGCAAAGTTTAGATATATACGACTATGTTAGGATCAAACGCTTATTATCATACTAGAAGGTATAGCTGGTGGCAAAGGCGcaactttatttcttaactaaaTTCACCAAACAAGCGACATGTTCGATCATAACTCCGATGGACCACCCCAGCTCCCTCATGGGCTGTGTCATAGGCAGAAAGTTAGCGTTATCGAATAGACTATGTTATTGCAAAGAACATATAATATAACACTAAATGAAAGATTAGTTTCACGGAAAACATGAATTTACTATAGTAAAATATTACTATAGAGGAGAATCTTAGTAGTTCAGTTGATTGGTTATCTGAATTTTCACTTTATTGGTGAGGATTTGATTGTCCACCTTGTAATTaccccaccaccaccaccaccaccaattTCTTTTTCCCTATtccaacttcaaaaaaaaattattataaaaaatgattGTTATAAAGAGGTCTGACAGTAAATACATGATTCGACAGGCCTTAGTTGCACTTAGCGTGGCAACCAACAATGCGATGCAAGCGGATCGAGCATTCACCTCAATTAAATCAATGAACTACAAACAAATTTTGCTGCTCTCATTAGGCACTGGCAATGCTGCAGATTTTTATAAGACATTTACGGCACAAGAGGCAGCTAAATGGGGTGCTATTGAGTGGCTAATTCATAATAAACTTTCAAGCCCTTTACTTCAATTTATGTCTGCAGCAAGTTCTTACATGAATGATTATTACATCTCTACTGTCTTTCAAGCTCTTAATGCTGAAAAGAATTTACCTCAGGATTCAAGTAAGTCACTCATAATTACTCCatttatctcaatttatgtgacatataTACTTTCActaaaaatagatttgaatttcATCGCTAAATTGGTCGTACTATAGCAAACATAATGTTTTGATAATTTGTCGTTGAATAAAATTAGCGACAGATTTTATTGATTAATAAGCTATAGAAATTGTCTGCCACTAATTCATGTAGTGTTTCTTTTTTTAGTTTGTCTAATAAAAAGTGATACATtcaatatatttgttttttaagtaattttttttagtctgtttttaaaaaaatgatactttcaatatatttagaaataatttaattttaagtttttcATTTTAGATTTAAGGACattatttatagacaacaaatcTATGACCACATATTTTAgatcacaaattttaaaagtcGGGACAAGAGGAGAGATATTGCTCAAATTGTCCTCCATCTTCATTCTAAGGTTTTGTGGATTCGAGTCACAAAAAGAGCAAAAAGATAGGAGctttttgagagaaaaaaaatatttcaaaatgtttctttattttttaattagacTCTGTAcccaaataaaatatatcaaatcttaaataatttaattgtacTTTATATGTAATACCAGGAAAATGCACTAACAGACTCAACTACCGCAATGGATAATGCTACAGAGGCTAATATGAAATTATTAGTACAAGTTGGTGAAAACTTGTTAAAGAAACCAGTTTCCAAAAGAGGATCCTGAAACCAATGAGGAAGCTCTAAAgaggtaatatatatatatatatatatactcaatATAATTTTACAAATAGGGTCTGGATGGATAGATTATACGCAGATTCTACTTATATCTATTTTTGTggataaaaaaattgtttttgatACACCCTATTGactgaagaaaaatattttgaagtagaattgcaaaaaaaaaatgtgatagTAAAATACCAAGATATAGAGCAAATGAAGGAACATATAGTAATACACATTGGAGAATAAGAGACATTGCGGGACTACTAAGTAATAATACGAGTATGCTACTAATAAGGAGAAGATGAGTGGAAGAGGCTAACCCCTACCTGCCTCTCCCACATAAAGTATGACAATGCTCATatacttattttaattttttactctTATCATCAACTTCtaaatcatcatatatagggaatttatattcaaaaatatttgttatATATTATGAATTCTCGTACCATGTCAAATTAAGACACACAAAATGAAAATAGAgcgaatattattttcttaacaaAATTAAGTTTGGTAAATTTGACTATCAAAATCAAAGTGATTTGCTTATAAACATTGGGAAGACGCAGACTTTTGCTTGTATCAGCTACGtattaggtttttttttttttagtttctcgTAAATCTATTTTATTGCTAATTAAAAAAGTTTATTCTTTGTAGGTTTGCAAAATTGCTCTctgaaatgaaaaaattacgAGCGAACAAAATATCTCATTAATTTAAGGTATCATATTTTAATAGTGCTTACTATGCTAATTAATAAGTGCTTGCAAAATTTGTGATTGCGCGCATGTATTATCCCGTCAAGTCatgtattattttaaaattatttaaatatttcaaCCTCAAAAATAAAGAGGAGATCAGGGATTAATTTCAATACAAATATTCTTCTATGTAATATGGTTGGACTGTGTAACATTTTGGTTGTGCTAAATTAATAAGATTATCCTTCTAAGCAAGAAATGAAATATTCATTATTAGGTGATATGGCATTTGAATCTTCTTTTCCTAagcaagaaaaagaaatatttgtgATTCTGTACGATGACATTTGAATCTTCTTTGAGTAATTAATTATGTAGGAAGGTAAGTGtggaataagtaaattatataaatatttttacttgaGCAATTTAAAGTTACAGTCTCTGCCTCTACCCTCATCAAGACACCTACTTGTTGGTTCTTTCTCCTAACTTCTTTAATGACTCTTGAAGAATTCTTAAGCTAGTTTAGGAGAAACTGTTTTTATGTATTGATTGATAAATCTCTATTACAATGGCTCCTTTATATAGAAGAATATTAAATCAGACTTCAGCTAACATAAGAGTTCTATTTTAGCTAATACAATGCTTTGACATAAACATACAAGGACTCTTAAGTCTTAATACACAGACTCCTACAAGAATTACAATTAGACTAAGTGACTGCATTAATTTTAGTCGGTTAGTTGTCTTGATCATCATCCTTATTTTTATCTTCAACAACTCTATTCCATTAAAGAAGTCTTTTACAACACAAAACAAAACCTATTACAATGGATACTGAATGTAATCAAAATCTTGTCTTGAACTACAAGAGTCTAACTAATACAACTCAAGAACAATATAGATAAAATTTGACAGAAATAAATCCTCTCGTCATAGTAGTTACTTCCAATGAGACTCTTTGTGCAGACTCTGCTTCCACTTTGATGCCTCTTTCTTTGGTTACAGTTAGGCTCCAAAAAAAATTTGACGAGTTGTATTTTATATGAGTAAGTAGCCGCTTGTAGTTCTCTGATTCGAATCAATATTTGGTTCAAGACTTTCAAAGAAATCAATTCTTATTTGATTTGGATTTCATCTTCACACGTATACGGCTAACTTTTCTTAATTCTATGTGTTAAATGTATGGTACCTTTTCATGTCTTGAACTCAAAATCTTGTAGAATTGAATTCAGGTTAATTACAATTCTCCAAAGTGTTTCTTGTGTGGGTGTGAAATTGCTTCTTCGAATAATTTCTAGCTCTGCAGATCTTTGTCTAAATGAGCAGGTCCTTTCAAAAGTTCGTCTTCAATGTTGTTTATTGTCAGTTCCTTTTGGAGATTTATTAAGAACTTGATTCTTgtatttctttctttatttttatttgtatataaattATCACTTGTACAAAATTTATCAATTATCAAAACACTATATGATCTTGAAGGTGGATTCATAGATCAAGATAAATCCTAACAactcaataattttattttttttatgatgacAAACCCATAATAACTTCATACTTGTTCATATACACTTTGTAGTTTCATTAATTTTCATATGTTCTTTGATGTTCATCTTCCCAATTTAGGCATTAACCCTTGTGTAAAAATATTCccctttaaaatcaacttcatgtTGACTCAACACTTCCAACTTCATGTTGATCCAACTTTTGACTTTAGTAAGATCTTAAGCTCACCCCCGTCAAATGTAAACTTTTAGCAAAATGTTATGCTCATATCAGTTTATACATAGGCCTTTATTTTCAATTCATTGCAACCCACTAGGTGGTTAGGTTTGTTTGGCTAAGTAAGGTCTACAAACCACCTAACACTTCAACTTCTACTCAATTTTATCATAGTTTAAGTGACTCTTTGATCAACTAGGAGTTACATTTCCTTAATTGTAAACTCAAGAGCTAACTTGTCCCTTAtttctctcaactttcttcTAATTAATTCTCCACCAAAACATAATCTTTTCCAATCATTTCaataaaatcaagaaatgaACTTGTCATCTATCAATCTATCTTCTCTATTCATCTTTCTTTTCCCACCTTTAATCTATCTAATcctcaatcaaatcaaaaaatccaaattcttgaaaaaaaacCAAAATCTTCCACCCTCACCATTCCAATGGCCAATAATAGGCAACATCCCAAATGTCATAAGCAAAAAACCCCACATCATAGTCACAAAAATATCCCAAAATCTTGGCCCTTTAATCTCTTTAAAACTAGGAAATCAGCTTATAGTCATTGGGTCTTCACCACAATCTGCTACTGAAATCTTGAAAAATCATGACAGACAACTCTCTGCTCGTTATGCACCAAAAGCAACCCCAATAAATGAATCAGATCTAAAGAGGTTTTCACTTCTTTGGTCTACTGAATGCAATAGTCACTGGAAATCTATAAGGGTCTTGTGGAAGACTGAGCTTTTCTCTAGTAAAGCTATGGAATCATATGCTGATAACAAAAGGGGAAAAGGGGTTCTTGAAATGGTGGATTTCTTGAAATTTAAACAAGGTAAAGTTGTGATAATTGGGGATCTTGTTTTTGGTACTGTTTGTAATGTTTTGGGAGAGATTTGTTTTTCAAGAAATATGGTTAAGTTGGAAGATGAGAGAGTTATAAGTGAGATGAAAAGGAATATTTGGAAGTTTATGGAATATGGGACAACTCCAATTTTAGCtgatttttttccaatttttgatggggttgttgatattcaagGTAAGAAGAAGAAGGCAAAGAAGTGTCTTGataatttgtttaaaatttGGGAAGGGATAATAAAGGAGAGAAGAGAAGATCATGTCAAACATGGGGACTTCTTGGATTTAATGCTTGCTAATGGATATTCTGATGATCAAATCAATTACATGCTTCTGGTATGGAAAAATCCTTTTGTTTTCCTCAATTATATTCTGGTATCAATTACATTCTTAATACtgatgttgctcggactcttaaAAGACATCAATGGATATGTGTCTGatactccaaaagtagtgtTTTTTGAAGAATCCTACACATGGTGACAACAATTTTGGAGAGTCTGAAAAACACCAATTTTATGAATTCAGTTACATATTTGACATAgttgactcaacaacatcaacataccCCATATGATCATATgagtagagtgtatgcagacttTACTCTTATCTTCATGGCTAGAGAGTTAGATATAGTTGActcatttatttaaaatgttTTGTAGGAAATATTTCCAGCGGGGACAGGGACATTGACATCCACAATAGAGTGGGCAATGGCTGAGCTggtgagaaacaaagaagtcaTGAAGAAACTCAACTCTGAACTTCAAAATGGATCAATAAACTCAAACaccattcaagaatcaacaatCTTTCAACTCCCTTATCTAAATGCTTGCATTAAAGAAGTCTTAAGGTTGCATCCACCAATAGCATTTCTACCTCACTATGCAAGTGAAACATGTCAAGTTATGAACTACACAATTCCAAAAAGTTGTCTAGTTTTTGTGAATCTTTGGGCACTTGGGCATGACCCAAAGCTATGGGATGATCCATTTTCATTCAAGCCAGAGAGATTTTTAAACTCAAATATTGACTATAAAGGACAACACTCTGAATTCTTGCCATTTGGTGCTGGAAGGAGAATGTGCCCTGGCTTGCCCTTTGCTACAAAACAAATGCATTTGATTTTAGCTAATTTGGTTTATCACTTTGAGTGGTCTCTACCAAATAATGGTGATCCTTTGATGCTTGACATGAATGAAAAATATGCTGTGCCATTGCAGAGAGAGAAACCTTTGCTTCTTGTTCCTACCTAGGGTCTAGGAAGTGATGATGTCGAGTGTATACTGCTATCATTTCTAGGACCAACCGACGCCTCACCTGTACAAGTTACAAAATCTAATCCTTGTTTCGAGTATATCCAAAGAAAGAGATGCCTTATCTATAAATTCAAGTTGACatgaatgaaaaatatgatGTTACATTGCAGAGAGGAAAGCTTCTGCTTCTTATTCCTACTAGGAAGGGATGATGACTATTGACTAGTGGTATATATATTGCCGCCATTTCTAGGACCAGGGTTGTTTTCTACAAGCTATCAGCGCTCAGTGCTGTCTTGGATTGAATGTTGACTTATCTTATTGCCGTTCAATCTCGCCTCACCTGCACGGCTTACAAAATTTAGTCATTGTTTTAAGTATGTATAAAGAAAGAGACTCCTTGTCTTGAATTTCAAGTCCGACtgtttttttccctctttttccaaattttgtaTAGTCAAATAAATGGTTGCGAATGTTTTCATaaagaaatcatttttttttgttttttggtaTGATAAAAGCAGAGAGTTAATGGTCAAAACATACCTAAACTGTCATATTTTTACAAATTTCATACCTCAAACAATTAGGATATAtacaaatgtatttttttaaaaaagaaaaattcaatggtatagggtgtgtttggtacaaAGGTAAATGTTCTTCCACGTAAATCGTGCAATtttattaaggaaaaattacttgattgagtgttttttaaaaattaattactgattttagcgatattttttatttattaccatttatagcaatatatagcaatattatgataaatctacacttgtattaaaagtgaactattcatacaatataaatgtattataagtgttttaaaatatatattatgtttgtttagtaagaaactaacataatgtattataagtctattaaaatatgtgataaatatattatccatctataaaacttgtattatatatgttttataaatagttctctgcaatatgtattaaaactgtattataaatatattataagtgttcagtaaaattatttttttattgctataaatggtaaatattttcttaatattgtatatttatgtaagtttcccttttaTTAAACAAGACTTAACAAGGCCCATGGGCGAGTCCAATTTTATGTTTATTGAAGAAAGAATAATCAAGTTTAAGGTCCAATCCAAGCAAAGGCGTATTCAAGATTTCGAGAGGATAGGTGTGTTATTATGAAAATGTTGATCTAAGATACAAATTTGACCGATTTGATCTTTAGGTTCTTATCACTAACCtgttaaacttttaaaattataggtccaaaatttaatttttatcgattcaaatactatatatatagcTATATTCCGAATCAAAGATATATTGATTGTATGTTGTATCATTTAGTATTACTAGTTTTAATATACAAATTTGGTCTAATTATATAGAAAAATTATAgtgctaaatattttttttagaaatttccAATGTGATAGGCAAACTAAACAAATTTGAAagattaaggaaaaaaaaaagaagaaaaatatattaattaaaatgcaAAAAGTTTTACCAAAAACTACTTGGAGAGGTGTTACCCAATtttaaaaagacaaaaataagaTAGATATAAGAGTTAAATGTTTAACCTCTCTTAGAGAGATGCACCTCATCATCCCATTAAATGATACTTCAAACATGTGTTCAGACATTtatatttaagtaattttttttaaaatgtaacactactatatataattttggaaGGTGAGCATGGGTTCATGTGAACTCGgagacccccccccccctctagATACGCCCCTGAGTCCAAGATGGTGGTCCAACTATAGGGCTTCTTAGGAAAATGTACGGcccacaaaaaaaattcaactagaATGATCGCATGTATATGCaatatatatgtaatgtatcataattgtgtatgtatatgtataattATGTGTCAAAAGATGTATAAATATTCATATACATTgttatacaatatttatacattgCAACAATTCATCTTTCCCAACgagttgatttttttaaaacccaactaactcaaattttctaTAAGCAGTCCCAAATTTTAGCTATGAGCTCATTCTGATGTTTCGAGTCCTTTAATATATTATTCACTCGAAACGATTCATATTTGCGACAAGacgaattttaaaatttgagcttcGAAGCTCTTCAATGGCGATTTTCAATGAACAACAactcataatttatatatgAATCCCTCTCAataactcaatttttttaatatattatttactcGAAACGATTTATTTTTGCaacaaatcaaattttaaaatttgagcttcAAAGTTCTTCTAAATAGTGAATTTcaatgataaatttattttttcttttacagTTCATGATGGTTGAAATTAATGTTGTTAAGGAGAAAGAAATACTAATAAGGAAGATAATGGTAGTAGTTCAATATGATGAGGAGGGAAGAAGGAATATCATGAAATCAGTCTTAATCatgaaaattctaaatttaattcaaatttgaaaaataatttaattattctcatttttctcctactattttatttcctctttaagcatattatcatatatatttttcagaaaatgtATACCATTTTATTATAATGGCCAAGGATTTTTCTTGAGCTGATTTTTGTACTAGATTTATTATATGttttctataataatatttcattacaatagataaaaaatatccaaaaaactACATTATTATAAAACAATTTAACTGTATATGAGATAATGTCGATGTGGTAGGTGGAAAATCATGTCAAACTTTAGGAATATATATAAAACCTAGAGATGATCTTATATTTTTGTTGTAACCAAAAGCAATATTAATAACTAGGGTAACATTACAACTTTGAATTATTTGTATAACATGTAGTTAATCATTCTAAATTAGGTATTTCCGCCGTCTCATATTAGTTGATCACTTCTCATTTTATATAGTGATTAAGAAATTATAAGTAAGAAGATAATTTACTAACTCACCTCTTAAAAAAAAATGGGAACTTtgcaaataaatatgaacatttttaaaaagaattaattacAAAAGTAACAAATTTAATAAATGTTTTCTTAATTTAGTAATATGAACAAGTAGTAGATAAATATAAAAGGTGCATATGGACCCCTACATAGAAAAGTAACATCCATCAACGAACCCCACCTAGTGGCAGAGGTAGAACCCTCGGATTCGATTGTATCTAGTATAGTAATGTTATAACATTATTTAAGTAATGTTATAAGTTCTAgatttttcaatgatttttcaaGTATTATATGAATCATTGTTCAAAAATCTAGAACTTATAATGTTATATTCCGACTCTATCTATACCCCACAATAGATACACTTCCCATCCCACCCCACcctaaaaaaattagaaaggaAAACACTACTTAGAGGCATCATTATAGAAAAGTTTTAGGGTACCTTTTTCTCCATCATCATTAATTTAAAATGGTTGTATGCCCACGCCTAATTTGAGCCATTACTGCACCCTTtgaactaattaattagaagCCTCACTTTTTAAAATATCGTCATTTAGTTATAAATAGGACATGAGATGGCCGAGTTTAAATTTTATGGATTCAACTAGTGGTGGT
The genomic region above belongs to Solanum dulcamara chromosome 5, daSolDulc1.2, whole genome shotgun sequence and contains:
- the LOC129888930 gene encoding (S)-N-methylcoclaurine 3'-hydroxylase isozyme 1-like, translating into MNLSSINLSSLFIFLFPPLIYLILNQIKKSKFLKKNQNLPPSPFQWPIIGNIPNVISKKPHIIVTKISQNLGPLISLKLGNQLIVIGSSPQSATEILKNHDRQLSARYAPKATPINESDLKRFSLLWSTECNSHWKSIRVLWKTELFSSKAMESYADNKRGKGVLEMVDFLKFKQGKVVIIGDLVFGTVCNVLGEICFSRNMVKLEDERVISEMKRNIWKFMEYGTTPILADFFPIFDGVVDIQGKKKKAKKCLDNLFKIWEGIIKERREDHVKHGDFLDLMLANGYSDDQINYMLLEIFPAGTGTLTSTIEWAMAELVRNKEVMKKLNSELQNGSINSNTIQESTIFQLPYLNACIKEVLRLHPPIAFLPHYASETCQVMNYTIPKSCLVFVNLWALGHDPKLWDDPFSFKPERFLNSNIDYKGQHSEFLPFGAGRRMCPGLPFATKQMHLILANLVYHFEWSLPNNGDPLMLDMNEKYAVPLQREKPLLLVPT